The Triticum aestivum cultivar Chinese Spring chromosome 3A, IWGSC CS RefSeq v2.1, whole genome shotgun sequence genome includes a region encoding these proteins:
- the LOC123056750 gene encoding LRR receptor-like serine/threonine-protein kinase RPK2 — LLVVLPLASTSSSAAGDHAALLALKGAATGDPASVLSSWSASDSDHCHWRGVTCHPASSAVAAIDLPAASLSGALPALLPPRLLRLDLSGNNFSGPIPAAYLASPTLRALNLTSNRLSGPIPFPPSSNSSSSSSPPCPALAHLRLAGNFLVGEIPSAVAQCRGLRVLDVSRNVLEGALPRALGRLAALRVLDVSRNSLTDRIPPELGNCRDLAVLVLTNLTSSAGDQPEFNAFLGGLPPEVVTNPALEVLWAPRANFDGRLPRYRNGSCRLRAVNLGQNYIGGPVPKWLGECGDLAFLDLSSNSLQGSMPAELMIGCMQYLNVSQNLLSGPLLSPVEGKCSSRLIGDDVVIQYYEGLVGLALIGNPFGSVLGDISNAALHDFSNNGFSGALPSLNLHLVGNYSYGLLLNSNMFNSTLSGGFFGFCKGANGVAVNLSGNRLSGSLDMLSSCTSLQSFEAGYNKFNGSISPGIGGLHLLRVLVLRTNNLSGEVPVRFGDLAALEVLDLSKNSVAGILPSHLADASSLKVVMLDHNRLSGSIPPSFSELAQLSVFDVSFNNLSGDIPYLRHSADCGFFVGNPLLSRCLGPNASAPSSVSTNHQKWTQRLGGHMTKSKYLVVIIAASATALVPFVVAVLLFFVCERRKRAKIEKFKKKAVVTFADAPAEINYDSIIQATSNFSIQNLIGTGGFGATYKAELAPGYLVAVKRLAMGRFQGLQQFDAEIATLGRIRHKNLVTLIGYHIGESDTFLIYNYLPGGNLESFIHEMGSRQVSWAEVYTIAMDVAQALAFLHGSCTPRIIHRDIKPSNILLDEDLNAYLSDFGLARLMEVTQTHATTDVAGTFGYVAPEYATTCRVSDKSDVYSFGVVLLELMSGKRSLDPSFSQFGDGFTIVAWGRMLMQEERTSEFFSPGLWDTSPKDRLTEMLKIAISCTSESLAVRLSMRQVAARLKQLRNDQ; from the coding sequence CTCCTCGTCGTACTCCCactggcctccacctcctcctccgccgccggcgaccacgcGGCCCTCCTCGCGCTCAAGGGCGCCGCCACCGGCGACCCCGCCTCCGTCCTCTCCTCCTGGTCCGCCTCCGACTCCGACCACTGCCATTGGCGCGGGGTCACCTGCCACCCCGCCTCCTCGGCCGTCGCCGCCATCGACCTCCCCGCGGCCTCGCTCTCCGGCGCCCTCCCCGCCCTCCTCCCGCCGCGCCTCCTCCGCCTCGACCTCTCCGGCAACAACTTCTCCGGCCCCATCCCCGCCGCCTACCTCGCGTCCCCGACCCTCCGCGCCCTCAACCTCACCTCCAACCGCCTCTCGGGGCCCATACCCTTCCcgccctcctccaactcctcctcctcctcctcgccgccctgcCCCGCGCTCGCCCACCTCCGCCTCGCCGGCAACTTCCTCGTCGGCGAAATCCCCTCCGCGGTGGCCCAATGCCGCGGCCTCCGCGTCCTCGACGTCTCCCGCAACGTCCTCGAGGGCGCCCTCCCGCGCGCCctcggccgcctcgccgccctccgcgtccTCGACGTCTCCCGCAACAGCCTCACCGACAGGATCCCCCCGGAGCTCGGCAACTGCCGGGACCTCGCCGTTCTCGTGCTCACCAACCTCACTTCGTCTGCCGGGGACCAGCCGGAGTTCAACGCCTTCCTCGGCGGGCTACCTCCGGAGGTGGTCACCAACCCAGCGCTGGAGGTTCTCTGGGCACCAAGGGCCAACTTCGACGGCCGGCTGCCGAGGTACAGGAACGGTTCCTGCCGCCTCCGGGCGGTCAACCTTGGGCAGAACTATATTGGTGGTCCAGTGCCCAAATGGCTTGGGGAGTGTGGGGACTTGGCATTTCTTGATCTGAGCTCCAACAGCTTGCAGGGTTCCATGCCTGCTGAGTTGATGATAGGGTGTATGCAGTACCTCAATGTCAGCCAGAACTTACTGTCAGGGCCGCTCCTTTCGCCCGTTGAGGGCAAATGCTCAAGCCGTTTGATCGGTGATGATGTTGTAATTCAGTACTATGAGGGATTGGTTGGGCTTGCGTTGATCGGTAACCCTTTTGGGTCTGTGCTTGGGGACATTAGCAATGCTGCTCTCCATGATTTCAGCAACAATGGCTTTAGCGGGGCGTTACCATCTCTTAACTTGCATCTGGTTGGAAATTACTCCTATGGCTTGCTGCTCAACAGCAATATGTTCAACAGCACGCTTTCTGGTGGGTTTTTCGGGTTCTGCAAGGGTGCAAATGGGGTAGCAGTCAATTTGAGTGGCAATCGGTTGTCGGGCAGTCTTGATATGCTGTCAAGCTGTACATCTCTTCAAAGTTTCGAGGCTGGCTACAACAAGTTCAATGGGTCAATATCTCCTGGAATTGGTGGCCTGCATTTGCTGCGTGTCCTGGTCTTGAGGACAAACAATTTATCAGGCGAGGTCCCTGTGCGGTTTGGTGATTTGGCTGCTCTGGAGGTTCTGGATTTATCAAAAAATTCTGTGGCAGGTATCCTGCCATCACATTTAGCTGATGCATCAAGCCTTAAAGTAGTGATGCTTGACCACAACAGGCTCTCAGGAAGCATCCCTCCCAGTTTCAGTGAACTGGCTCAACTGTCGGTGTTTGATGTCTCGTTCAACAACCTATCAGGTGACATTCCCTATCTAAGGCACTCTGCTGACTGCGGTTTCTTTGTTGGCAATCCCCTGCTGTCCCGGTGTCTGGGTCCAAATGCATCTGCACCATCATCAGTATCAACCAATCACCAGAAATGGACTCAAAGATTGGGTGGCCACATGACCAAATCCAAGTATCTGGTGGTAATTATAGCTGCGTCTGCAACTGCTCTAGTGCCTTTTGTTGTTGCAGTCCTCCTCTTCTTTGTGTGTGAGAGAAGGAAAAGAGCAAAAATTGAAAAATTTAAGAAGAAAGCGGTAGTAACATTTGCTGATGCTCCTGCTGAGATTAACTATGACAGCATTATCCAAGCAACAAGTAACTTCAGTATCCAGAACCTGATTGGTACTGGTGGTTTTGGTGCTACCTACAAGGCTGAGCTGGCTCCTGGTTATCTTGTAGCAGTGAAGAGGCTAGCCATGGGGCGTTTCCAAGGTCTCCAGCAGTTTGATGCAGAAATCGCAACTCTTGGAAGAATTCGGCACAAGAATCTCGTTACACTTATTGGGTACCACATTGGAGAATCGGACACTTTCCTGATCTACAACTATCTCCCCGGTGGCAACCTTGAGAGCTTTATACATGAGATGGGTAGCAGACAAGTGTCCTGGGCTGAGGTTTACACCATAGCCATGGATGTTGCACAGGCCCTGGCTTTCCTTCACGGCTCCTGCACACCTCGGATCATTCACCGAGACATCAAGCCTAGCAATATTCTGCTGGATGAGGATCTGAATGCGTACTTGTCAGATTTTGGTTTGGCGAGATTGATGGAAGTTACACAAACACACGCCACAACTGATGTTGCTGGGACCTTTGGCTATGTTGCACCTGAATATGCGACCACCTGCAGAGTCTCCGACAAGTCTGACGTTTACAGTTTTGGAGTTGTTCTTCTAGAGTTGATGTCAGGCAAGAGGTCCTTGGATCCCTCGTTCTCACAGTTTGGCGATGGTTTTACGATCGTAGCATGGGGAAGGATGCTGATGCAGGAAGAGCGCACCAGTGAATTCTTCTCTCCGGGACTATGGGATACATCGCCAAAGGACAGATTGACTGAGATGCTAAAGATCGCTATATCGTGCACCTCAGAGTCACTAGCGGTTCGGCTATCAATGAGGCAGGTTGCAGCAAGGTTGAAGCAATTGAGGAATGACCAATGA